Proteins from a single region of Candidatus Rubrimentiphilum sp.:
- a CDS encoding ABC transporter ATP-binding protein, protein MTPVRAVAVTKSYSEGSSNGEVSVRALDGVSFEVAAGEMVALVGPSGCGKSTLLNLIGCIDLPTSGSIFVDGQETSKLDDERLTALRRDRIGTVFQFFNLLPAMTVAANVALPLVLQRCDRREMDERVAAALAAVDIAGKADAYPSQLSGGQAQRTALARAMIHRPAILLADEPTGNLDSHAGANVLQLLRDVADRGQTILMATHSPEAAKWCDRTIDLQDGRIV, encoded by the coding sequence ATGACGCCGGTCCGCGCCGTCGCCGTCACCAAAAGCTATTCGGAAGGCTCTTCGAACGGCGAAGTCTCCGTGCGTGCGCTCGACGGCGTCTCGTTCGAGGTGGCCGCGGGCGAGATGGTGGCGCTGGTCGGCCCGAGCGGCTGTGGAAAAAGCACGCTGCTGAACTTGATCGGCTGTATAGACTTACCGACGTCGGGCAGCATCTTCGTCGACGGGCAGGAAACAAGCAAGCTCGACGACGAGCGGCTCACCGCATTGCGGCGAGATCGTATTGGAACTGTTTTTCAGTTCTTCAACCTTCTGCCGGCCATGACGGTCGCCGCGAATGTTGCGCTGCCGCTGGTCTTGCAGCGCTGCGATCGGCGCGAGATGGACGAACGGGTCGCCGCAGCGCTGGCGGCCGTCGACATTGCCGGCAAGGCGGATGCGTATCCGTCCCAACTCTCGGGCGGCCAAGCGCAGCGAACGGCGCTGGCACGCGCGATGATTCACCGGCCGGCCATCCTTTTGGCCGACGAGCCGACCGGCAACCTCGACTCACATGCCGGAGCGAACGTTCTTCAGCTGCTTCGCGACGTTGCCGATCGCGGTCAAACGATTCTGATGGCTACGCACTCGCCCGAGGCGGCGAAATGGTGCGACCGCACGATCGACCTGCAAGACGGCCGGATCGTCTAA
- a CDS encoding urate hydroxylase PuuD, with translation MTPYALDWVNLIFRWFHFVAGISWIGTSLYFVWLDNHLTAPRNAEDSRHGVAGELWSVHGGGFYHNQKYLTGPVGEPLPETLHWFKWEAYSTWLSGIGLLAVIYWAGASNYLIDRSVLDLTPAAAIAISAGTLVAGWFVYDALCRILGRWPLALGVSVYAFLVLATWGLFHLFGARAAYIHAGAIIGTIMAANVAHYIIPGQRKMVNAIRAGQPPDPLPGQIAKIRSVHNTYFTLPVLFIMISIHYPMTYDSTYGWLVLAGISLAGVLVRYFFILSHKDKIVPALPIAAFALLALIAFLIMPRGGTAKSVSFAQIQPVIAQRCAVCHSAHPTQEGFSAAPAGVLLDTPQHIAGNAQRIYQQAVATTAMPLGNVTGMTKAERDLVGGWIAGGAGTK, from the coding sequence ATGACCCCATACGCGCTCGATTGGGTCAATCTGATCTTCCGCTGGTTCCACTTTGTGGCCGGCATTTCGTGGATCGGCACATCGCTGTATTTCGTTTGGCTCGACAACCATTTGACCGCGCCGCGCAACGCCGAAGATTCGCGCCACGGCGTCGCGGGCGAGCTCTGGTCCGTGCACGGCGGCGGGTTTTATCACAACCAAAAATACTTGACCGGCCCTGTGGGCGAACCGTTGCCCGAAACGCTCCATTGGTTCAAGTGGGAAGCGTACTCGACGTGGCTCAGCGGCATCGGCCTGCTCGCCGTTATCTATTGGGCCGGGGCGAGCAATTATCTCATCGATCGCAGCGTGCTGGATTTGACGCCCGCCGCTGCGATCGCAATCAGCGCGGGAACGCTCGTCGCGGGCTGGTTCGTCTACGACGCGCTCTGCAGAATCCTGGGACGCTGGCCGCTGGCGCTTGGCGTCTCGGTTTATGCGTTCTTGGTGCTCGCGACATGGGGACTCTTCCATCTTTTTGGCGCGCGCGCGGCATACATCCACGCCGGCGCCATCATCGGCACGATCATGGCAGCCAACGTCGCCCACTACATCATTCCGGGTCAACGCAAAATGGTCAACGCGATCCGCGCGGGCCAGCCGCCCGATCCGCTCCCGGGCCAGATCGCGAAAATCCGATCCGTACACAACACATACTTTACGCTGCCCGTGCTCTTCATCATGATCAGCATCCACTACCCGATGACGTACGACAGCACGTACGGATGGCTGGTACTGGCGGGGATCAGCCTCGCGGGCGTCTTGGTGCGTTACTTCTTCATCCTCTCGCACAAGGACAAGATCGTTCCGGCGCTGCCCATTGCGGCGTTTGCTTTGTTGGCGCTGATTGCATTCCTTATCATGCCCCGCGGCGGCACGGCCAAGAGCGTTTCGTTTGCGCAAATACAGCCCGTCATCGCACAACGCTGCGCGGTCTGTCACTCGGCGCATCCAACGCAGGAGGGTTTTAGCGCCGCTCCCGCAGGAGTCTTACTCGATACGCCGCAGCACATCGCAGGCAATGCGCAGCGCATCTATCAACAGGCAGTTGCCACCACGGCGATGCCGCTTGGAAACGTCACCGGCATGACCAAAGCCGAACGCGACCTGGTCGGCGGGTGGATCGCCGGCGGCGCGGGGACCAAATGA
- a CDS encoding gamma-glutamylcyclotransferase: protein MRFFICGSALRGQPDHKNLGDAKFLGEARTAPRYRLHSVRDQHPGIYEVDSGGVSIAGELYEFTPEQHKHLLESEPPDLYEAPIVLDDGSSVSAMIYPRSLIVERGFEDISEYGGWAAFKAGTKRG, encoded by the coding sequence ATGCGATTCTTTATTTGCGGTTCGGCGCTGCGCGGTCAGCCCGATCATAAAAATCTTGGCGATGCGAAGTTCCTGGGCGAAGCGCGCACCGCCCCGCGGTACCGGCTGCATTCCGTGCGCGATCAGCACCCGGGGATCTACGAAGTCGATAGCGGCGGCGTCTCGATTGCCGGCGAGCTCTACGAGTTCACACCGGAGCAGCACAAGCATCTCCTCGAAAGCGAGCCGCCCGATCTGTATGAAGCGCCGATCGTGCTCGACGACGGTTCGAGCGTCAGCGCGATGATCTATCCGCGCAGTCTGATCGTCGAGCGCGGGTTCGAAGACATTTCAGAATACGGCGGTTGGGCCGCGTTTAAGGCAGGGACGAAGCGCGGCTGA
- the guaA gene encoding glutamine-hydrolyzing GMP synthase, translating to MAVLVLDFGAQYSQLIARRVRELNVYCEIVPYDTPWSELARHKPQALILSGGPESALVPEAPRMDPAILASGVPLLGICYGMQLIAHDLGAELVKLDRAEYGPATLRVAGDSPLFAGVPSESRAWMSHGDSVVKLPAGFAEAASTERCHVAAMVDDARKIYAVQFHPEVAHTEIGRQVLDNFLHRVSGIASDWRMESFADRSIAEIRARVGSDKVICALSGGVDSAVAATLVSRAVGEQLTCIFVDHGLLRKNEANLVVEAFRDILHLNVITVDARKRFVDRLAGVSDPEEKRIRIGHEFIRIFEEQAAKIPGVKYLVQGTLYPDVIESKTPDSKAGHKIKSHHNVGGLPEHMQLELIEPLRALFKDEVRAVGKVLGLPERIVQRQPFPGPGLAVRIIGDVTEERLSLVREADAIVCEEIDAATLDPKPWQYFAVLTPVKSVGVMGDGRTYSNLVAVRAITSEDGMTADWARLPYPLLERISTRIVNEVRGVNRVAYDVTSKPPSTVEWE from the coding sequence ATGGCGGTTTTGGTTCTGGATTTCGGCGCGCAGTACAGTCAGTTGATCGCGCGGCGCGTGCGCGAACTGAACGTCTATTGCGAGATCGTCCCATACGATACCCCATGGAGCGAGCTCGCGCGCCATAAACCGCAGGCGCTGATTCTGAGCGGTGGTCCGGAGAGCGCGCTTGTGCCCGAAGCGCCGCGCATGGATCCCGCGATCCTCGCCAGTGGCGTGCCGCTGCTTGGAATATGCTATGGAATGCAGCTGATCGCGCACGACCTCGGCGCCGAGCTTGTGAAACTCGACCGCGCGGAGTATGGCCCGGCCACACTGCGTGTCGCCGGCGATAGCCCACTCTTTGCGGGCGTGCCGTCTGAATCGCGCGCCTGGATGTCGCACGGCGATTCGGTTGTAAAACTGCCGGCCGGATTCGCCGAGGCTGCGTCCACCGAGCGTTGTCACGTCGCAGCCATGGTTGACGACGCGCGCAAGATCTACGCCGTGCAGTTTCATCCGGAGGTCGCGCACACCGAAATCGGCCGGCAAGTCCTCGATAACTTTCTGCATCGCGTTTCAGGTATCGCGTCGGATTGGCGGATGGAGTCCTTCGCGGACCGCAGCATTGCCGAAATCCGAGCGCGCGTCGGCAGCGACAAAGTGATCTGCGCGCTTTCAGGCGGCGTGGACTCGGCGGTTGCGGCGACGCTGGTTTCGCGAGCGGTGGGCGAGCAGCTCACGTGCATCTTCGTCGACCACGGACTCTTACGAAAGAATGAGGCAAACCTCGTCGTCGAGGCGTTCCGCGACATTCTTCATCTAAACGTGATTACGGTCGACGCTCGCAAGCGTTTTGTCGACCGGTTGGCCGGCGTGAGCGACCCCGAGGAGAAGCGGATCCGGATCGGGCACGAATTCATTCGCATTTTTGAAGAACAAGCCGCGAAGATTCCCGGCGTCAAGTATCTCGTGCAAGGAACGCTCTACCCGGACGTCATCGAATCAAAGACGCCCGACAGTAAGGCGGGTCACAAGATTAAATCGCACCATAACGTCGGCGGCCTGCCCGAGCACATGCAACTTGAGTTGATCGAGCCGCTGCGCGCCCTCTTCAAGGACGAAGTCCGCGCGGTTGGCAAGGTGCTGGGTTTGCCGGAGCGCATCGTGCAACGCCAGCCGTTTCCCGGTCCCGGTTTGGCGGTACGCATCATCGGCGACGTGACGGAAGAGCGCCTGTCGCTCGTGCGCGAAGCGGACGCGATCGTTTGCGAGGAGATTGATGCTGCGACGCTCGATCCCAAACCGTGGCAGTACTTTGCGGTGCTCACTCCGGTAAAGAGCGTGGGGGTGATGGGCGATGGACGGACATATTCCAATCTCGTCGCAGTTCGCGCGATCACGAGTGAAGACGGCATGACCGCAGATTGGGCGCGCTTGCCGTACCCGCTGCTCGAGCGCATCAGCACCCGCATCGTCAACGAAGTACGAGGCGTCAATCGCGTAGCTTACGACGTTACGTCAAAACCGCCGAGCACAGTCGAATGGGAGTAG
- a CDS encoding lipocalin-like domain-containing protein gives MKLVLAAALAFAVASSPYAFHFPADHGSHPAYQSEWWYFTGHLRSADGRRFGYEVTFFRLRLRPKDKALATKILGRSRWRGDEVYAAHFAITDQDGRKFFHAERIARSALGMGASAAGRLAVNVDEWSLTGQPMSANDRERMVLHAADGDNRLDLVQVPLKRPAIHGRDGIFRKGACPSCASRYYSYSRLHSQGTLVYGGASLKVSGTSWMDHEFGTDQLESEETGWDWMSLQLNDGREVMLYLFRRPDNSIEPQSSGSLIDRDGSVHPLSLNQFQVTATSRWRSPVTHAQYPSSWHVRVPSASLNVTITPVLADQEFALRSSPSYWEGAVDIRDAANSRSLGQGYVELTGYVERVIL, from the coding sequence ATGAAACTGGTACTTGCGGCGGCGCTGGCCTTCGCGGTCGCGAGCTCGCCGTATGCCTTTCACTTTCCGGCCGACCACGGATCGCATCCGGCTTATCAAAGCGAGTGGTGGTATTTCACGGGCCACCTTCGATCGGCGGACGGACGGCGCTTCGGTTATGAAGTCACCTTCTTCCGCTTGAGGCTTCGCCCGAAGGACAAAGCCCTCGCCACAAAGATCCTCGGCCGCAGCCGCTGGCGTGGCGATGAAGTTTACGCCGCGCACTTTGCAATTACCGATCAGGACGGGCGCAAGTTTTTTCACGCTGAACGAATCGCGCGCTCGGCGCTCGGTATGGGCGCGTCGGCCGCCGGCCGGCTCGCGGTAAACGTGGACGAATGGTCGCTCACCGGCCAGCCGATGTCTGCTAACGATCGTGAACGCATGGTGCTGCACGCAGCCGACGGCGACAACCGCCTGGATCTGGTTCAGGTCCCGCTCAAACGGCCGGCAATACATGGCCGCGACGGAATTTTTCGCAAGGGCGCCTGTCCGAGCTGCGCCTCGCGGTACTATTCGTATTCGCGATTGCATAGCCAAGGTACGCTCGTTTACGGAGGTGCGAGCCTCAAAGTGAGCGGCACGTCGTGGATGGATCACGAGTTCGGAACCGACCAGTTGGAGTCCGAGGAAACCGGTTGGGATTGGATGTCGCTGCAGCTCAACGACGGCCGCGAGGTCATGCTCTACCTCTTCCGCCGCCCGGACAATTCAATTGAACCGCAATCTTCGGGGAGCCTGATCGATCGCGACGGCAGCGTGCATCCGCTCTCGCTCAATCAGTTCCAAGTCACGGCGACGAGCCGTTGGCGCAGTCCCGTGACGCATGCGCAGTACCCCAGCAGTTGGCACGTGCGAGTTCCTTCAGCTTCACTCAACGTTACCATCACGCCTGTCCTGGCGGATCAGGAGTTTGCGCTACGCTCGTCACCCTCGTACTGGGAGGGCGCGGTCGATATTCGCGACGCCGCAAACTCGCGCTCGCTCGGGCAAGGCTACGTCGAGCTAACGGGCTACGTCGAACGGGTTATTCTGTAA
- the uraD gene encoding 2-oxo-4-hydroxy-4-carboxy-5-ureidoimidazoline decarboxylase, protein MTVTQLNRADRHAFMDAVGFAFEHSPWIAEAAWERRPFQSVDDLHASMVAIVEQAPVEKRVALICAHPDLAGRVAREGRLTAASREEQGSAGLDALSRDEIARFESMNGAYRARFGFPFVICARENDKNSILAELETRSRNAPEREIEKALQEIAKIARLRLHDAVQNG, encoded by the coding sequence ATGACCGTCACGCAACTCAACCGGGCGGACCGCCACGCGTTTATGGATGCAGTCGGTTTCGCGTTCGAGCACTCGCCTTGGATCGCCGAGGCCGCGTGGGAGCGCCGGCCATTTCAAAGCGTGGACGATCTGCACGCCAGCATGGTCGCGATCGTCGAGCAAGCGCCGGTGGAAAAGCGGGTCGCCCTGATTTGCGCCCATCCGGACTTGGCCGGTCGCGTCGCGCGTGAGGGGCGGCTGACGGCGGCCTCGCGGGAGGAGCAGGGCTCCGCGGGGCTCGATGCGCTTTCGCGCGACGAGATTGCCCGGTTCGAATCGATGAACGGCGCCTATCGCGCGCGCTTCGGATTTCCATTCGTCATTTGCGCGCGCGAAAACGACAAAAACTCGATTTTAGCGGAACTCGAAACGCGATCGCGTAACGCCCCGGAAAGGGAGATCGAAAAAGCGTTGCAAGAAATCGCAAAGATCGCTCGCCTGCGCCTGCACGACGCCGTGCAAAACGGCTAA
- the uraH gene encoding hydroxyisourate hydrolase produces the protein MISTHVLDTSRGEPAKGVTVRLFHIDGDKRELLATGETDADGRIAPIFGGELKPATYVLLFSAGAYFRSAGVATFFDEIPVRFVIEQGARKYHIPLLLAPYAYSTYRGS, from the coding sequence ATGATCTCAACCCACGTGCTCGATACGTCGCGCGGCGAGCCGGCCAAAGGCGTTACCGTTCGCTTATTTCACATCGACGGCGACAAGCGAGAACTGCTGGCGACCGGTGAAACCGACGCCGATGGGCGCATCGCGCCGATCTTCGGCGGCGAGCTCAAGCCGGCGACCTACGTCCTGCTCTTCTCCGCGGGCGCATATTTCCGCTCGGCGGGCGTCGCGACGTTCTTCGACGAGATTCCGGTACGTTTTGTGATCGAGCAAGGCGCGCGCAAATATCATATTCCGCTTCTGCTCGCGCCTTACGCGTATTCGACGTACCGGGGAAGCTGA
- a CDS encoding FtsX-like permease family protein — protein sequence MLFRSLVLGYVWANGLRSFVTILAIGLGVAIFVAVALANATAIASFSSNVNIVTSRVNLQVLGVGRGFDERTLIKVMRVPDVSQATAVIEDSIVVGARPGVPTSGEILRVLGVDLLQPLPEGVDVTGAPSDPYGLIAGRGAIVSQRVVDRFHLRVGGTLAAFVDGVPIQLRVAAILPRKVAAVDSSVVFVDIATAQELFGKVGLIDRIDCIVAPDRLASARAAIARVIPPGTRIVEPATRTNEVKRLLRSFQVNLTAISLIALLVGAFLIYNTVAISVVQRRAEIGTLRAVGATRVQIFGTFLLEGAIFGVLGSLLGLLIGAALAGFSVGAVASTVDTLYVGTHVDRVVYDPIVLWESFLFGLLVAAASAMIPAIEAAATRPARTIASRGFEPRMSRVAVQFAVAGFFLLVLAGLAARGPAVNELPVFGYAAALCIILGASFFVPLAVIGSAHLLQRLGYRFSSSALLAAANFGGTPRRNSLAVASLAIAVAMIVSVAVSVFSLRATVAAWLDQTLIADLFVRPLGVTGETYDARLPATIPARIRSLPGVAAVDTFRGISLPYRGTLITLARIDFRTIADRDWIHVTGGADARTLARTLPGTTGVVVSAPFAERTGLRPGDTMVLSTPSGMTSFRIAALYDDYSNDAGTAIVDERTFSRLYHDDSAGMFSVYAKPGTDLNVLRTRIIRSAQPVRLDIQTTGQLRAVVFAIFDRTFLLTQALNIIAISIAVMGVVSTLFALVLERRREIGVLRYLGLPIRAVRRMILYEAALIGILGGLFGIGAGMLLGLLLIFVIDRQAFGWPMQLHVPYWSLAESLLLVLATAILAGLYPAQVAARIATADAVRAE from the coding sequence GTGCTCTTTCGCAGCCTCGTTCTGGGATACGTGTGGGCAAACGGGCTGCGATCGTTCGTCACAATACTCGCCATTGGGCTTGGAGTGGCGATCTTTGTGGCTGTCGCACTCGCGAATGCCACGGCTATCGCGTCGTTCTCATCGAACGTCAACATCGTCACCAGCCGCGTGAACCTGCAGGTGCTCGGAGTCGGGCGAGGTTTTGACGAGCGCACGCTAATCAAGGTGATGCGCGTGCCCGACGTCTCGCAAGCCACCGCCGTGATCGAAGATTCGATCGTCGTTGGCGCCCGGCCGGGTGTTCCAACCTCGGGCGAGATCCTGCGAGTGCTCGGCGTCGATCTGCTGCAACCCTTGCCCGAGGGTGTCGACGTTACCGGCGCCCCGAGCGATCCGTACGGACTGATCGCCGGACGCGGAGCGATCGTCTCGCAGCGCGTCGTCGATCGTTTTCACTTGCGCGTCGGCGGAACGCTCGCCGCTTTCGTGGACGGCGTGCCGATCCAGCTGCGCGTCGCCGCGATTTTACCGCGCAAAGTCGCGGCCGTGGATTCAAGCGTAGTCTTCGTCGACATTGCCACCGCACAGGAACTCTTCGGCAAGGTCGGGTTGATCGACCGGATCGATTGCATCGTGGCGCCCGATCGCCTGGCATCGGCGCGCGCGGCGATCGCCCGAGTTATTCCCCCCGGAACGCGCATCGTCGAGCCTGCGACGCGAACGAACGAAGTCAAACGCTTACTACGCAGCTTTCAGGTCAACCTGACCGCGATCTCGCTGATCGCGCTGCTCGTTGGAGCATTCCTTATCTACAACACGGTGGCGATTTCGGTCGTGCAGCGGCGCGCGGAGATCGGGACCCTGCGCGCGGTCGGCGCAACGCGCGTACAAATCTTTGGAACGTTTTTATTGGAAGGCGCGATCTTCGGCGTCTTGGGATCGCTCTTGGGCCTGCTTATCGGCGCTGCGCTGGCCGGCTTCTCGGTCGGCGCGGTGGCCAGCACCGTCGATACGCTCTACGTCGGGACGCATGTCGATCGCGTCGTGTACGACCCGATCGTGCTGTGGGAATCGTTTCTTTTCGGCCTACTCGTCGCGGCCGCGTCGGCCATGATTCCCGCAATCGAAGCCGCTGCCACGCGCCCCGCGCGAACCATCGCGTCGCGCGGATTCGAGCCGCGCATGTCGCGAGTGGCAGTGCAGTTTGCGGTCGCGGGCTTCTTCTTACTTGTACTTGCGGGACTCGCGGCGCGAGGACCGGCGGTCAACGAGCTGCCGGTTTTTGGATATGCCGCCGCTTTATGCATCATCCTCGGCGCTTCATTCTTCGTTCCGCTCGCCGTCATCGGATCGGCGCACCTCTTACAACGGCTCGGGTACCGCTTTTCGTCCTCCGCGTTGCTCGCCGCCGCGAACTTCGGCGGAACGCCGCGGCGCAACAGCCTGGCGGTGGCGTCGCTGGCAATCGCGGTCGCAATGATCGTCAGTGTCGCGGTCAGCGTGTTTTCGCTACGCGCCACGGTAGCGGCATGGCTCGACCAAACGTTAATCGCCGATCTCTTCGTCCGGCCGCTTGGCGTAACCGGGGAAACATACGACGCGCGCTTGCCCGCAACCATTCCGGCGCGCATTCGAAGCTTACCGGGCGTGGCCGCGGTCGACACGTTTCGCGGCATCTCGCTTCCGTATCGCGGCACTCTGATTACGCTGGCGCGGATCGATTTCCGTACGATCGCCGATCGGGACTGGATACACGTGACCGGCGGAGCAGATGCGCGCACGCTGGCGCGTACGCTGCCGGGGACGACCGGCGTGGTCGTCAGCGCGCCCTTTGCCGAGCGAACCGGCTTGCGTCCCGGCGATACGATGGTGCTCTCGACACCTTCTGGAATGACTTCATTTCGGATCGCAGCACTTTACGATGACTATTCGAACGACGCCGGCACGGCGATTGTAGATGAGCGCACCTTCAGTCGGCTGTATCACGACGACTCGGCCGGCATGTTCTCGGTGTACGCGAAACCAGGTACGGACCTCAACGTTCTGCGAACGCGAATCATTCGCAGCGCACAGCCGGTACGGCTCGATATCCAGACGACAGGGCAACTGCGAGCGGTCGTGTTTGCGATTTTCGACCGGACGTTTTTGCTGACGCAGGCGCTAAACATCATCGCGATCTCGATCGCCGTCATGGGCGTGGTGAGCACGCTCTTCGCGCTCGTGCTCGAGCGGCGGCGTGAAATCGGCGTTCTGCGTTACCTCGGGCTGCCGATTCGCGCGGTGCGCCGGATGATTCTCTACGAGGCGGCGCTCATCGGGATTTTGGGCGGCCTATTCGGAATAGGAGCCGGGATGCTGTTGGGATTGCTGCTGATCTTTGTCATCGATCGTCAAGCCTTCGGGTGGCCGATGCAGTTGCACGTGCCGTACTGGTCGCTGGCTGAGTCGTTGCTGCTGGTGTTGGCGACGGCCATTCTGGCGGGTCTGTATCCGGCGCAAGTCGCGGCACGAATTGCCACTGCGGATGCGGTGCGCGCCGAATGA
- the purD gene encoding phosphoribosylamine--glycine ligase: MRVLVVGNGAREDALSWRLAASPSCEAVFAAPGNAGTASRGENWNIPVTNGKALSEKCKQERIDLVVLGPETAIAAGVGDRLRDAGIPTFGPDRSAGRLESSKIFSKHFMERHDIPTARAVVVHTLSAALKALDDWSGPCVIKADGLASGKGVVVTSSAEEAREVLTEWYGSSSVPGGGAGVLLEERLEGRELSVFAIGDGRALYPFAAACDYKRAGDGDTGPNTGGMGAYSPPHGFPADAEEQVRTRIVAPTLAGLLADGERYFGVLYCGLMWTENGPYVIEFNARFGDPETQVLMPRVNGDFATLLKSAADGALDPSAASLSEQTCVGVVLASTDYPRSSTPLPNLPSDIALPEGVQAFWGASTVQNGTVNAAGGRVLTVTALGGDVASARSNAYDAVSKIATRFGSSTGLTFRRDIAAF; the protein is encoded by the coding sequence GTGAGGGTACTTGTCGTCGGCAACGGGGCGCGCGAAGACGCGCTCTCGTGGCGGCTCGCTGCCTCGCCTTCGTGCGAGGCTGTTTTTGCTGCCCCGGGAAATGCCGGCACCGCTTCACGCGGTGAAAACTGGAATATCCCGGTCACCAACGGCAAAGCGCTTAGCGAGAAGTGCAAGCAGGAGCGGATAGATCTCGTCGTTCTCGGCCCCGAAACAGCAATCGCAGCGGGAGTCGGCGATCGCCTGCGCGATGCCGGGATTCCAACGTTCGGCCCCGATCGATCAGCTGGGCGATTAGAATCCAGCAAGATTTTTTCAAAGCATTTCATGGAGCGGCACGACATCCCGACCGCTCGTGCCGTCGTTGTGCATACTTTGAGCGCTGCGCTAAAAGCGCTTGATGATTGGAGCGGCCCCTGCGTAATAAAAGCCGATGGGTTGGCCTCCGGCAAAGGCGTCGTTGTCACTTCTAGCGCGGAAGAGGCACGGGAGGTGCTCACCGAGTGGTACGGGTCGAGCAGCGTTCCGGGCGGCGGCGCAGGTGTGCTGCTTGAAGAAAGACTTGAAGGCCGCGAGCTTAGCGTCTTTGCAATCGGCGACGGACGCGCGCTATATCCCTTTGCGGCCGCATGCGATTACAAACGCGCGGGCGATGGCGACACCGGCCCTAATACCGGCGGCATGGGTGCGTATTCGCCGCCGCATGGTTTTCCGGCGGACGCCGAGGAGCAGGTTCGTACGCGGATCGTTGCACCAACGTTGGCTGGGTTGTTGGCAGATGGCGAGCGGTACTTCGGGGTTTTATACTGCGGGCTCATGTGGACCGAAAACGGGCCTTACGTTATCGAGTTCAATGCGCGCTTCGGCGATCCCGAAACGCAAGTGCTCATGCCGCGCGTCAATGGCGATTTTGCGACGCTTCTTAAGTCCGCAGCTGATGGCGCGCTTGACCCTTCTGCAGCATCGCTGAGTGAACAAACTTGTGTCGGAGTAGTGCTCGCGAGCACGGACTACCCGCGGAGCAGCACGCCGCTCCCGAATCTTCCTAGCGATATCGCCCTCCCCGAAGGCGTGCAAGCATTTTGGGGGGCTTCCACAGTACAAAACGGCACAGTAAATGCGGCGGGTGGTAGGGTATTAACCGTTACCGCGCTCGGGGGCGACGTCGCATCGGCCCGTTCCAATGCTTACGATGCAGTAAGCAAGATTGCTACCCGTTTTGGCTCTTCGACGGGCTTGACGTTCCGCCGCGATATCGCGGCTTTTTAG